The nucleotide window AACTCCCGCCTAAATTCCATGAATGGTTCTATCTTTAGGTATATCTCGTATTCATCTTCCCCTAGAACGACGTAACTTCCCCTTACGAGCTCTTTGCATGGCTCATTTATTTCTAAAACCTTAACAAGGTACTTACCCCTGAATAACATCTCCTCCCCCTGCCTTCTCTATGAGCTCCCTTAGTGTTCCTTCCCAAATCGCGAGCCCAACGTACTTATCAGCCGCTCCATAGTACAAGAGCACCTTCTCTCCCAAATCAACGAGACCCTCAACGAAAATCACATTGTCTACTTTCCCCTTTACCTCCCACTCGTATTCAGGTTCCATTATCGGTTTTTCGCTCCTCCAAACTAATCTTGAAGGATCATCTGCATCAAATACGGCTATTCCAGGCCTATAAACTAGGTTCTCATCCGCGCTATTGTAAATCAACACTATTGAATCTCCAACTTTCACTGGAGGGGATCCCGGCTCAACTAGTAGGCTGTCAAATTTTCCCTTTCTTGGCTTCATAACTGGCTCCCTCTCGTACTCCCAGTTTAGTCCATCATCGGAGTATGCTATCCAAACGTTGGAGTCTCCAAAGTACATTACGTATTCCCCGCTCACCTTTTCTGGAAGTATGGCTCCACTTTTCGTCCAGTTTTTCGGTCTTAGATAATTTCCCGGAAACTCATCAAAAATAGCCCCAACCTTTCCCCAGGACAGTAAGTTTCTCGAGATCGCTAAGCATAACCTTGCTATCTTTCCATCGTATCCCGTGTACGTCATTAGGTAATCCTTTCCAATCTTAACGATTCTTGGATCCTCAACGCCCATAATTTCACAGCCAAGCTCGGGCTCTAGGACAGGCAATGGATGCTTAACGAAGCTCACGCCATCCGAACTTAACGCCAATCCAATTCTTCCAGTTAAGCCGTCCTCGCTTTCACCCCTGTACAGCATCACGTAGGTGCTTCCTTCTCGAATTACGGCCGGATTGTAGGAGCATCTTGAATCGAAACCATTCTCGGATGGAACGATTATTGGCTTCGGCATCTTCTTCAGCATGATGAATATTTTTATTTCCTCCCTTATAACGTTCCTGGGGGATGGAGGTGATTAAGGTTAAGGTCATCGGTAGGGGGATAGAAAAGGAGATCGAATGGAGGGAAGGAATGAAGGTCAAGGACGTTCTCAGGGCTGTGGGCTTTAACACGGAGAGTGCAATAGCTAAGGTCAATGGAAAGGTTGCCCTAGAAGATAAGGAAGTTAAAGATGGAG belongs to Pyrococcus abyssi GE5 and includes:
- a CDS encoding glycoside hydrolase family 130 protein, which gives rise to MLKKMPKPIIVPSENGFDSRCSYNPAVIREGSTYVMLYRGESEDGLTGRIGLALSSDGVSFVKHPLPVLEPELGCEIMGVEDPRIVKIGKDYLMTYTGYDGKIARLCLAISRNLLSWGKVGAIFDEFPGNYLRPKNWTKSGAILPEKVSGEYVMYFGDSNVWIAYSDDGLNWEYEREPVMKPRKGKFDSLLVEPGSPPVKVGDSIVLIYNSADENLVYRPGIAVFDADDPSRLVWRSEKPIMEPEYEWEVKGKVDNVIFVEGLVDLGEKVLLYYGAADKYVGLAIWEGTLRELIEKAGGGDVIQG
- a CDS encoding MoaD/ThiS family protein → MIKVKVIGRGIEKEIEWREGMKVKDVLRAVGFNTESAIAKVNGKVALEDKEVKDGDFVEVIPVVSGG